The following proteins are co-located in the Apium graveolens cultivar Ventura chromosome 5, ASM990537v1, whole genome shotgun sequence genome:
- the LOC141723970 gene encoding protein PHYTOCHROME-DEPENDENT LATE-FLOWERING: MGVSFKVSKKGARFHQRKHQSGNTTSAEDDNHHHHVVVPIKQQQIHPLTIHQEEDVAQLSDSHVSFIFNLLPDGYSIAKPSENDLRSQASLKELPKFLRPYDTTSDALFSAIESGRLPGDALDDLPCKYIDGSLVCEVRDYRNCISEPVTDVPSANSPVATKIRLRMSLENVVKDIPQISNDAWTYGDLMEVESRILKALQPQLCLDPTPKLDRLCKTLGSSKLNFALCRMRRKRSRQMPEATTFNNMIHGKKNCIDGLPENSNYRLADSGPILPLHASEDFNIQNCSTSNMLPSRPRSVVPEASITTSSLGSHQSKYQMGVANSRIYQDSGAGPILNAPGGSPAGQDILSSYTDNLNTTASSIHGKRENQDNQLSPLSSLNKRARLSQAGLDGSLQQHIGPHMDGFQGSDLQWKNTLLQQQTSGRGLNYANPGMQRYPQQMFEGGFSQEGGALPFTVGQQGIRYGLKEEPVEIERPEKPDLSGVKIDMHVMEGEMNRTDSQHSRQQHRLPQMRSSFSQTPWNSLGQPVENISRKDDQFQKRKPVQSPRISAGGLPQSPLSSKSGEFSSGSVGAHFGAVSAAATLSSSQKEKAVTSVHAIGATTSLASGANESMQRQQAQNAAKRRTSSLPKTPLMSGVGSPASVSNMGVPLNASSPPVGTPPLGDQVILDRLSKIELVTARFKLNSKKNKVNDHPIKNSNTYSTQQLMLHLSSDTNTENLKDESCKMPLSKSVVGGSMNICKTRVLNFVPADRAAQVMARSRNRMIMSEKPNDGTVAMHYGDIEDADYLAAEDYLPTLPNTHIADLLAAQICSMMIREGYTVEDHVQPKPIHMNRGPNSYSNATGNPPNASAIEMHATEQMSRQPSNEMTKPSNSGMSSLNSSQNMSGTRMLPSGNTQHLQISQGLLAGGSMPSRIQQPENQQSLQQLHQNQQHSLLQQQQQQQQQQQHHQFQRSPLMLSGGPLSHLNTMGQSSSMQLGNQIVNKASPLQLQMLQQHQQQQLQQPQMQRKMMMGIGNVGMSNMGNNMAGLQGLGNMMGMGASRGLGGAGISAPMGSISGLNNVGQNTILSQAANISNAITQQLRTGQLTPAQAALMATKLRIQNRTNILGSGQSNVGGMSGARQMHPGSTGLSMLGPTLNRATTNPMQRTGMGPPKLMANMNVYMNQQQQQQLQLTPQQMQQFQQQQQQQQQQQQQLQQQQQQETTSPLQAVVSPSQVGSPSTMGIQQQLNSQSQQQQQDSSQQMSQRTPMSPQISSGAMHPMSAGNQEGCPASPQLSSQTLGSVGSITNSPMELQGGNKSTSGGNS, encoded by the exons ATGGGGGTTTCATTCAAAGTGTCTAAGAAAGGTGCTAGATTTCATCAACGCAAGCACCAATCTGGAAATACTACCAGTGCTGAAGATGACAACCACCATCACCACGTCGTTGTTCCGATCAAACAACAACAA ATTCACCCGCTAACTATTCACCAGGAGGAGGATGTTGCTCAATTATCTG ATTCCCATGTCTCCTTCATATTCAACCTCCTGCCCGATGGCTATTCCATTGCTAAACCATCTGAg AATGATCTCAGGAGTCAGGCTAGCCTTAAAGAGCTTCCAAAGTTTCTACGTCCATATGATACAACTTCGGACGCCCTCTTCTCC GCAATTGAGTCTGGCCGATTGCCTGGCGATGCTTTGGATGATCTACCATGCAAGTACATTGATGGATCACTTGTGTGCGAG GTAAGAGATTATAGGAACTGCATTTCTGAGCCAGTAACTGATGTGCCTTCTGCAAACAGTCCTGTTGCTACCAAAATACGCCTAAGGATGTCATTAGAGAATGTAGTGAAGGATATTCCACAAATTTCAAATGATGCATGGACATATGGTGACCTGATG GAGGTGGAATCCCGTATATTGAAAGCCCTACAGCCACAACTTTGTCTGGACCCAACTCCGAAGTTAGACAGACTCTGTAAAACTCTTGGATCCTCCAAG CTAAATTTCGCTTTGTGTCGTATGCGTAGAAAAAGGTCAAGACAGATGCCAGAAGCTACAACATTTAATAATATGATCCATGGAAAGAAAAATTGCATTGATGGATTGCCAGAAAACTCGAACTACAGATTGGCAGATAGCGGGCCTATATTGCCGCTGCATGCAAGTGAGGATTTTAATATACAAAACTGTAGTACGAGCAATATGCTTCCCTCGAGACCGAGAAGCGTGGTGCCAGAAGCATCTATTACAACGTCCTCTCTTGGATCGCACCAATCAAAATATCAGATGGGTGTTGCGAATAGCAGAATTTATCAAGATTCTGGAGCAGGGCCGATTTTGAATGCTCCAGGTGGTTCGCCTGCCGGGCAGGACATTTTAAGCTCATACACTGATAATTTGAATACTACTGCATCTTCCATTCATGGCAAGAGAGAAAATCAAGATAATCAATTGTCTCCACTATCGAGCTTGAATAAGAGGGCTAGGCTCTCACAAGCGGGTCTAGATGGCAGTCTACAGCAGCATATAGGGCCACACATGGATGGATTTCAGGGATCAGATTTGCAGTGGAAGAATACACTACTACAGCAGCAAACAAGTGGAAGGGGGCTTAATTATGCAAATCCTGGAATGCAGAGGTATCCTCAGCAGATGTTTGAGGGAGGATTTAGTCAGGAGGGTGGGGCTCTGCCATTCACTGTTGGGCAGCAAGGAATACGGTACGGTCTAAAAGAGGAACCAGTTGAAATAGAGAGACCGGAGAAGCCAGATCTAAGTGGAGTTAAAATTGACATGCACGTGATGGAAGGTGAAATGAATCGCACGGACTCTCAGCATTCACGACAACAGCACAGATTACCACAAATGAGATCCAGTTTCTCTCAGACACCATGGAATAGTTTAGGACAGCCTGTTGAAAATATTTCTAGAAAGGACGACCAATTCCAGAAAAGAAAACCAGTGCAGAGTCCACGCATTTCTGCTGGGGGTTTGCCTCAGTCTCCTTTGTCTTCAAAATCTGGAGAATTTTCTAGTGGTTCTGTTGGAGCCCACTTTGGCGCTGTTTCAGCAGCAGCTACACTTAGTTCATCTCAAAAGGAGAAGGCTGTTACCTCAGTTCATGCAATTGGTGCCACAACCTCTTTGGCTTCTGGTGCCAACGAGTCAATGCAGCGACAACAGGCACAAAATGCTGCAAAACGGAGAACAAGCTCCCTCCCCAAAACCCCTTTAATGAGTGGAGTTGGATCTCCTGCAAGTGTTAGTAATATGGGTGTCCCACTTAATGCAAGCAGCCCTCCAGTTGGGACGCCACCTTTGGGTGATCAAGTTATACTTGATAGGTTAAGTAAAATTGAGCTGGTAACTGCAAG GTTTAAACTTAATAGCAAAAAGAACAAGGTGAATGACCATCCTATTAAAAATTCTAACACATACTCAACTCAGCAGCTGATGCTTCATCTGTCAAGTGATACGAATACTGAGAATTTGAAAGATGAATCATGTAAGATGCCCTTGTCAAAGTCCGTTGTTGGTGGAAGCATGAATATCTGCAAGACTAGAGTCTTGAATTTTGTGCCAGCAGATCGTGCTGCCCAAG TTATGGCTAGATCACGAAATAGAATGATCATGTCAGAGAAGCCCAATGATGGTACTGTAGCAATGCATTATGGAGATATCGAAGATGCTGATTACTTGGCAGCAGAGGATTATCTTCCAACACTGCCCAATACT CATATTGCAGACTTACTTGCAGCTCAGATATGTTCAATG ATGATACGAGAAGGATATACAGTAGAAGATCATGTGCAGCCTAAACCTATCCACATGAATCGTGGCCCTAATAGCTATTCTAATGCAACTGGTAATCCTCCTAATGCTTCAGCTATTGAAATGCACGCAACAGAACAAATGTCGAGGCAGCCTTCTAACGAGATGACAAAGCCATCTAATAGTGGCATGTCATCTCTAAACTCGTCCCAGAATATGTCCGGCACAAGGATGTTACCTTCTGGAAATACACAACACTTACAGATATCTCAAGGACTGCTTGCTGGGGGTTCGATGCCCTCTAGAATTCAACAACCTGAGAATCAACAGTCTCTACAGCAGCTTCACCAAAACCAACAGCATTCCTTGttgcagcaacagcagcagcagcagcagcagcagcagcaccATCAGTTCCAAAGGTCACCCTTAATGCTTTCTGGCGGTCCACTTTCACATTTGAATACAATGGGACAGAGTTCAAGTATGCAGCTGGGTAATCAAATTGTCAATAAAGCTTCTCCCCTCCAACTTCAGATGCTGCagcagcatcagcaacagcaaCTACAGCAGCCCCAAATGCAGAGAAAGATGATGATGGGAATTGGAAATGTGGGCATGAGCAATATGGGTAATAATATGGCTGGACTTCAAGGCCTAGGCAATATGATGGGCATGGGTGCATCCAGGGGACTTGGAGGAGCTGGTATATCAGCACCAATGGGCTCCATCTCTGGACTGAATAATGTTGGTCAAAATACAATCTTAAGCCAGGCAGCAAATATTAGCAATGCCATAACCCAGCAACTTCGTACTGGCCAACTAACTCCAGCACAAGCAGCTCTCATGGCGACAAAGCTAAGAATTCAGAACAGGACAAACATATTAGGCAGTGGACAATCAAACGTTGGTGGAATGTCAGGAGCCAGACAGATGCATCCAGGCTCTACTGGTCTTTCAATGTTAGGCCCAACACTCAATCGAGCTACTACTAATCCAATGCAACGAACAGGGATGGGACCACCGAAGTTAATGGCAAACATGAATGTTTACATGAatcagcagcaacaacagcagttgCAGTTGACTCCGCAACAGATGCAGCAGttccagcagcaacaacagcaacagcagcaacagcagcaacaactacagcagcagcagcagcaagaAACAACATCGCCACTACAAGCTGTTGTATCACCTTCACAGGTTGGTTCACCGTCAACCATGGGAATTCAACAGCAGCTAAATTCACAATCACAACAGCAGCAACAGGATAGTTCACAGCAAATGAGCCAGCGGACACCAATGAGCCCTCAAATAAGTTCCGGTGCTATGCATCCCATGAGTGCTGGCAATCAAGAAGGTTGTCCAGCAAGTCCTCAGCTGAGTTCACAAACCTTAGGTTCTGTTGGTAGCATCACAAATTCTCCCATGGAGTTGCAAGGTGGGAACAAGAGTACCTCCGGTGGGAATTCCTAA